A stretch of the Osmerus eperlanus chromosome 10, fOsmEpe2.1, whole genome shotgun sequence genome encodes the following:
- the znf710b gene encoding zinc finger protein 710: MARQVDAGTQTDPVVVLSLAQAAVLGLISQNEVFGATIAPNGFYTGEPKESPAPPVDGVDYEYADQLIGANGDYLGDNIGEEGHMQPSCSQRRWQGPPPDGKMVGPDRHPGVHIDGSSHVKGEVVNSGLTSCVHMLNNLAPRGGLVQVDPATLRGAHKNCSECERDAQTQQANAHPHAPAQVSHRAETAHRGAQGHHRGMGPSRGRVENEEVEHGNSMMKPGQEEEMSSYFQSSEVGSYDSGEMGMAGDYDENSQGMMWSEGVEANGSGASVAPPPHRRHGGRRVDRLDINIQIDESYCVDVGDGLKRWKCRMCDKSYTSKYNLVTHILGHNGIKPHACPHCGKLFKQPSHLQTHLLTHQGTRPHKCTVCKKGFTQTSHLKRHMLQHSDVKPYSCRFCRRGFAYPSELRAHEVKHERGRCHVCSQCGMEFPTYAHLKRHQTSHQGPHTFQCTECNKSFAYRSQLQNHLLKHQSPRPYTCSQCGLEFVQLHHLRQHSLTHKGMKGHKCDVCSREFTLSANLKRHMLIHNSIRPFQCHVCFKSFIQKQTLKTHMIVHLPVKPFKCKVCGKSFNRMYNLLGHMHLHAGSKPFKCPYCSSKFNLKGNLSRHMKVKHGMDVSPDGPDNLPEMEGQGQYSEDNFGFASPDSMDNSGSQNLTKLTTANMDDMEEYYNFGKDTSSYTTP, translated from the exons ATGGCCAGGCAGGTGGACgcgggcacacagacagaccccgTAGTAGTGCTGTCTCTGGCCCAGGCCGCTGTTCTGGGTCTCATATCACAGAATGAAGTATTTGGTGCCACTATTGCCCCCAACGGATTCTACACTGGAGAGCCCAAAGAATCGCCCGCACCCCCAGTAGACGGAGTCGACTACGAATACGCAGACCAATTAATAGGGGCCAACGGAGACTATCTCGGAGACAACATAGGAGAAGAAGGCCACATGCAGCCCAGTTGCAGCCAGAGGAGGTGGCAGGGGCCTCCCCCAGACGGAAAAATGGTAGGGCCTGACCGCCATCCAGGAGTCCACATAGACGGATCGTCCCATGTTAAAGGGGAGGTGGTGAACTCCGGCCTGACGTCCTGTGTTCACATGCTGAATAACCTTGCTCCCAGAGGAGGGCTGGTGCAAGTGGACCCGGCGACCCTAAGAGGCGCCCACAAAAACTGCTCCGAGTGTGAGAGGGACGCGCAAACCCAGCAGGCAAACGCTCATCCACACGCTCCGGCGCAGGTGAGCCACCGAGCAGAGACGGCACACCGGGGTGCGCAGGGGCACCACCGGGGCATGGGGCCCAGCCGCGGGCGGGTGGAAAACGAGGAGGTGGAGCACGGGAACAGCATGATGAAGcccggtcaggaggaggagatgagcagCTACTTCCAGTCGTCCGAGGTGGGGAGCTACGACTCCGGAGAGATGGGCATGGCAGGAGACTACGACGAGAACAGCCAGGGCATGATGTGGAGCGAGGGCGTGGAGGCGAACGGGAGCGGAGCCAGTGTAGCGCCTCCACCTCACCGGCGCCACGGCGGCCGGAGGGTCGACCGCCTGGACATTAACATCCAGATCGACGAGTCCTACTGCGTGGACGTTGGGGACGGCCTGAAGCGCTGGAAGTGCCGCATGTGCGACAAGTCGTACACGTCCAAGTACAACCTGGTTACCCACATCCTGGGCCACAACGGCATCAAGCCGCACGCGTGCCCCCACTGTGGCAAGCTCTTCAAGCAGCCCAGccacctccagacccacctGCTCACCCACCAGGGCACCAGGCCTCACAAGTGCACCGTCTGCAAGAAAGGCTTCACCCAGACCAGCCACCTGAAGAGGCACATGCTGCAACACTCGGACGTCAAGCCCTACAGCTGCCGCTTCTGCCGCCGAGGCTTCGCCTACCCCAGCGAGCTGCGGGCCCACGAGGTGAAACACGAGCGAGGCCGCTGTCACGTCTGCTCGCAGTGCGGCATGGAGTTCCCCACTTACGCCCACCTCAAGCGCCACCAGACCAGCCACCAGGGGCCCCACACCTTTCAGTGCACCGAGTGCAACAAGTCATTTGCATACCGTAGCCAGCTGCAAAACCATCTCCTGAAGCACCAGAGCCCAAGGCCTTACACCTGCTCCCAGTGCGGCCTGGAGTTTGTGCAGCTCCACCACCTCCGGCAGCACTCGCTCACTCATAAG gGCATGAAAGGGCACaagtgtgatgtgtgttcaCGTGAGTTCACGCTGTCTGCCAACCTGAAGAGACACATGCTGATTCATAACAGCATCCGGCCCTTCCAGTGTCATGTCTGCTTCAAGAGCTTCATCCAAAAGCAGACCCTAAAAACCCACATGATCGTCCATCTACCGGTCAAACCATTCAAATGCAAG GTGTGTGGAAAGTCCTTTAACAGAATGTACAACCTCCTGGGCCACATGCACCTCCATGCTGGCAGCAAACCCTTCAAGTGCCCTTACTGCTCCAGCAAGTTCAACCTGAAGGGCAACCTTAGCCGACACATGAAGGTCAAGCATGGCATGGATGTCTCACCAGATGGCCCAG atAACCTTCCTGAAATGGAAGGCCAGGGGCAATACTCAGAGGACAACTTTGGCTTTGCATCACCTGACAGTATGGACAATAGCGGCTCTCAAAACCTTACTAAACTTACTACAGCCAACATGGATGACATGGAGGAGTATTATAACTTTGGGAAGGACACTAGCAGCTACACTACACCCTAA